The following are encoded in a window of Streptomyces sp. 11x1 genomic DNA:
- a CDS encoding IS630 family transposase: protein MARMGRPTVEVVLTDEERETLLRWSRRATSSQALALRCRIVLACAEGGSNTAVGAELGVHPVTVAKWRRRFAADRLQGLSDEPRPGPPRTVSDEKVEEVVVRTLETTPKNATHWSTRGMAAASGLSQSTISRIWRTFGLKPHLVDTFKLSKDPQFIEKVRDVVGLYLDPPERAIVLCVDEKSQIQALDRSAPVLPMMPGMPERRTHDYLRGGVTTLFAALNAATGEVISSLHRRHRAVEFKKFLAKLDKEVPDHLDVHLICDNYATHKTPAIQKWLLAHPRFHMHFTPTSASWLNQVERWFALLTDKQIRRGVHRNVQALEKDIRTWIADWNDNPKPFVWTKTADEIFERLTGYLNRIKDSGH from the coding sequence ATGGCGCGTATGGGTCGGCCGACGGTCGAAGTGGTCCTGACGGATGAGGAGCGAGAGACGCTGCTGCGCTGGTCGCGGCGAGCAACGTCCTCGCAGGCTCTGGCGTTGCGGTGCCGGATCGTGCTTGCGTGTGCTGAGGGCGGTTCGAACACCGCGGTGGGAGCGGAGCTTGGGGTCCACCCGGTCACGGTGGCCAAGTGGCGCAGGCGGTTCGCGGCCGACCGGCTCCAGGGCCTGTCCGACGAGCCGCGGCCCGGCCCGCCCCGCACGGTGAGCGACGAAAAGGTCGAGGAGGTGGTCGTGCGGACCCTGGAGACCACCCCGAAGAACGCCACGCACTGGTCGACGCGGGGAATGGCCGCGGCCAGCGGCCTGAGCCAGTCCACCATCTCGCGGATCTGGCGGACCTTCGGCCTCAAACCGCATCTGGTGGACACCTTCAAGCTGTCCAAGGACCCGCAGTTCATCGAGAAGGTCCGCGACGTCGTCGGCCTGTACCTGGACCCGCCCGAGCGGGCCATCGTCCTCTGTGTGGACGAGAAGTCGCAGATCCAGGCACTGGACCGGTCGGCACCGGTGCTGCCGATGATGCCGGGCATGCCCGAGCGCCGCACCCACGACTACCTGCGCGGCGGCGTGACGACCCTGTTCGCCGCCCTGAACGCGGCCACCGGCGAGGTCATCAGCTCGCTCCACCGCCGGCACCGCGCGGTGGAGTTCAAGAAGTTCCTGGCCAAGCTGGACAAGGAGGTCCCCGACCATCTCGACGTCCACCTGATCTGCGACAACTACGCCACCCACAAGACGCCCGCGATCCAGAAGTGGCTGCTGGCCCATCCGCGGTTCCACATGCACTTCACCCCGACCAGCGCCTCCTGGCTCAACCAAGTGGAGCGCTGGTTCGCCCTGCTGACGGACAAGCAGATACGGCGTGGCGTCCACAGGAACGTCCAAGCCCTGGAGAAGGACATCCGGACCTGGATCGCCGACTGGAACGACAACCCCAAGCCCTTCGTCTGGACGAAGACCGCTGACGAGATCTTCGAACGCCTCACCGGATATCTGAACCGAATCAAAGACTCAGGACACTAG